A stretch of Candidatus Sulfotelmatobacter sp. DNA encodes these proteins:
- a CDS encoding FlgD immunoglobulin-like domain containing protein: MRAERSTILLALLILVPGPARAQVAQSNLWVANGAVNAIALAGNTVYMGGEFTRLGPPTGGFVTLDETTGAVVAPGAGGGVAGTVMCSLVDAGGGRFVGGSFQFVQGQSHSGLAHFDSNGNLLPWSPSVGNGYVYAMAIDYSNPNVLYIGGVFSSVNGVTRNSLAAIDVTTGALLDWNPGTNGLVNAMVAYNGVVYVGGSFTMAGGYTRNDLAAVDGTGAVTGWDPNSNGDVNALALSANPFTHLPTIWIGGLFTSLQGQARYSIGCVDVTGTPLSWSPNADHAVRTIVLGYSHNFVNAVYLGGTFDLVAGQSRQYLAEVDPSTGVASSTFNPSPDQPVSSIALDGTSVYVGGSFTRIGGVSRQYLAGLDATSGAVSSWDPSPDAGVACLDAWSGTVRVGGAFGSLGGVTRNHLAALDATTGMPTSWDPNASGPINALTVNGGTLYAGGQFATIVGQNRGNGAAFNSGGTLLSWDPRATGPINALAGFGGSIYVGGGFLSAGGPGNPMLARLDPSSGNSVAPLPTPDRPVHALMVRDSVMYVGGEFQRLNGFVRSGAGAFDLKNFAVTNWDPEVLGASQGPVTMVDALAQVGNLIALGGDFLEVHFAMHTNLALVDPVVGFVAGWYSPVYQPVLALLDLGNTLCAGGYFVSSGPGATGPLAAIDLTSLAARPWNTGMTGEVHSLAAGAGALYVGGSQSPSAGGWPHENFAAFSGGVTAVNEEPVAPLHCAIHLSSNPSRGSVTFSFALPGRTATEVTVFDAAGRVVRSLHAGDLPAGELHIMWDGRDDTGRFARSGVYFVRIRGANLDLEAKLIHLH; this comes from the coding sequence ATGCGCGCCGAACGCTCTACCATCCTGCTCGCTCTACTGATTCTGGTCCCGGGGCCCGCCCGTGCCCAGGTTGCCCAGAGCAACCTGTGGGTCGCGAATGGAGCCGTGAACGCGATCGCGCTCGCGGGCAACACCGTCTACATGGGTGGCGAGTTCACGCGCCTCGGCCCGCCGACTGGCGGCTTCGTGACGCTCGACGAGACGACCGGCGCGGTGGTAGCGCCCGGCGCCGGCGGAGGGGTCGCGGGCACGGTGATGTGCTCACTCGTTGATGCCGGCGGCGGCCGCTTTGTCGGCGGTTCGTTCCAGTTCGTCCAGGGCCAGAGCCACAGCGGGCTCGCCCACTTCGATTCCAACGGCAACTTGCTTCCCTGGAGTCCCAGCGTCGGCAACGGCTACGTCTATGCCATGGCCATCGACTATTCCAATCCGAACGTCCTTTACATTGGCGGCGTCTTCAGTTCGGTCAACGGAGTCACGCGCAACTCCCTGGCGGCGATCGACGTCACGACCGGCGCGCTGCTCGATTGGAACCCGGGCACCAACGGCCTGGTCAACGCGATGGTCGCCTACAACGGGGTGGTCTACGTCGGCGGATCGTTCACGATGGCCGGGGGCTACACGCGAAACGATCTGGCGGCGGTGGATGGGACCGGCGCCGTGACCGGCTGGGATCCCAATTCCAACGGCGACGTCAACGCGCTCGCGCTCTCGGCAAATCCCTTCACTCACCTGCCGACGATTTGGATTGGCGGACTGTTCACGAGCTTGCAGGGGCAGGCGCGCTATTCGATCGGCTGCGTGGACGTGACGGGGACGCCCCTGAGCTGGAGCCCGAACGCCGACCACGCCGTCCGCACGATCGTGCTCGGCTACTCGCACAATTTCGTCAACGCGGTTTACCTGGGAGGCACGTTCGACCTGGTCGCGGGGCAGTCGCGGCAGTATCTCGCCGAGGTCGACCCCTCGACCGGCGTCGCCTCCTCGACCTTCAATCCGTCGCCCGATCAACCCGTGTCGTCGATCGCCCTCGACGGGACCTCGGTGTACGTCGGAGGCTCGTTCACCCGCATCGGCGGAGTCTCCCGGCAGTATCTGGCCGGGCTCGACGCGACTTCCGGCGCCGTGTCCTCGTGGGATCCAAGCCCGGATGCGGGCGTGGCCTGCCTGGACGCGTGGAGCGGGACGGTGCGCGTCGGCGGCGCGTTCGGAAGTCTGGGCGGCGTAACCCGCAATCATCTCGCGGCACTGGACGCCACGACCGGCATGCCGACATCGTGGGATCCAAATGCGAGTGGCCCGATCAACGCGCTGACTGTCAACGGTGGCACGCTCTACGCGGGCGGCCAGTTCGCGACGATCGTTGGTCAGAACCGCGGAAACGGTGCGGCATTCAACAGCGGCGGCACCCTGCTGTCGTGGGATCCTCGCGCTACCGGCCCGATCAACGCGCTCGCGGGATTCGGCGGCTCGATCTACGTGGGCGGCGGATTTCTGAGCGCCGGCGGACCGGGAAACCCCATGCTGGCGCGGCTCGATCCTTCTTCGGGAAACAGCGTCGCGCCGCTTCCCACGCCCGATCGGCCGGTCCACGCGCTGATGGTTCGCGATTCGGTCATGTACGTCGGCGGCGAGTTCCAGCGCCTGAATGGGTTCGTCAGGAGTGGCGCGGGAGCGTTCGACCTCAAGAACTTTGCGGTCACCAACTGGGATCCCGAGGTTTTGGGCGCGAGTCAGGGGCCGGTCACCATGGTCGATGCTCTGGCGCAGGTCGGCAACCTGATCGCCTTGGGCGGTGACTTCCTTGAAGTCCACTTCGCGATGCACACCAACCTGGCCCTGGTGGACCCGGTCGTCGGGTTCGTGGCCGGCTGGTATTCGCCGGTCTATCAGCCAGTCCTCGCGCTGTTGGACCTCGGCAACACACTCTGTGCTGGTGGGTACTTCGTCAGCTCGGGTCCGGGCGCGACCGGCCCACTCGCGGCGATCGATCTGACCAGCCTTGCCGCCCGTCCCTGGAACACCGGGATGACGGGCGAGGTTCATTCACTCGCGGCCGGCGCCGGCGCGCTCTACGTCGGCGGCTCGCAATCGCCGTCGGCGGGAGGGTGGCCGCACGAGAACTTCGCAGCGTTCTCGGGCGGCGTCACGGCGGTGAATGAAGAGCCCGTCGCGCCACTTCACTGCGCGATTCATCTCTCGTCGAATCCTTCGCGCGGAAGTGTGACGTTCAGTTTCGCGTTGCCCGGGCGCACCGCGACCGAGGTCACCGTGTTCGACGCGGCCGGCCGAGTGGTGCGAAGCCTCCACGCCGGCGACTTGCCGGCCGGCGAGCTACATATAATGTGGGACGGCCGCGACGATACCGGGCGTTTTGCGCGATCGGGGGTCTATTTCGTGCGCATTCGTGGGGCGAATCTCGATCTCGAGGCCAAACTCATTCACCTCCACTGA
- a CDS encoding FlgD immunoglobulin-like domain containing protein, translating into MGTTTLAASLAALAIVAAPARAQNVQSNLWVTNGIVNAIAVSGNTVYIGGAFTRLGPPIGGFVRVDGTTGAVLPPAYGVAGTITCSIPDGSGGHFVAGSFDVQGFSGWPIVHFDSSGHGVYLNSYSIDGTVYAMAIDPLNPGVLYLGGAFSHVDGAIRTNLAAFDLTTGYLTSWTPSTNGTVRTLTAYNGVIYIGGHFSQANSAARGNLAAVDASGALTAWDPEASSDVWTMALSVLPITHAITVWLGGQFISLQGQPRYSIGAVDGAGTPLDWSPNAGHIVKTMALGYSRNRVVAVYIGGTFDQIAGHSVPYLAELDASGAVVTGFAPSPDQEVDAIWLDGSTLYAGGEFTNMGGVSRQFAASVDASTGAVTSWNPSPNGFVTCLDASGGNVDLGGSFGSLGGVTRNHLAALDASTGLPTSWDPDVDGVVNALAVSNGMLFAAGAFSSVGGQTRGNGAAFDANGALTPWDPRANGGINALLPLGGSIYAGGAFFSVAGQPRGRLAQLDAITGDPWPAIPSSDGPVYALAIHDSIVYVGGMFQTFGGMARHGAAAFAVYYNNVMAWQPSVTGGPQGPPAVYCIAPLTSTLLIGGSFDAVFGSTRHGIAEVDYTLGSPTPWTASPYLPVRAFLPLGNTLFIGGDFSTFSPGFGGPLVAVDTPTMANLPWGSPIEGQVRCLAAGAGRLYAGGIWFGAGGWPHECLAGLSGGFAGVGEEPIERRPGALRLSANPSRGLVSFRFAIPERGPAKAGIYDLAGRRVREVYDGELPGGEQSLSWDGRDDAGRPARSGVYFVRVNGAGVQLEARLVHLR; encoded by the coding sequence ATGGGAACCACGACGCTTGCCGCATCGCTTGCCGCACTGGCGATCGTCGCCGCACCCGCCCGCGCGCAGAACGTCCAGAGCAACCTGTGGGTGACCAATGGCATCGTGAACGCGATCGCGGTCTCGGGCAACACGGTCTATATCGGCGGCGCGTTCACGCGACTCGGTCCGCCGATTGGCGGATTCGTCAGGGTCGACGGCACTACGGGCGCGGTGCTGCCGCCGGCGTACGGCGTCGCCGGCACGATCACCTGCTCGATTCCCGATGGCAGCGGCGGTCACTTCGTCGCCGGCAGCTTTGACGTTCAGGGCTTCTCGGGCTGGCCGATCGTCCACTTCGACTCCAGTGGACACGGGGTGTACCTGAACTCGTACTCGATCGATGGCACGGTGTACGCGATGGCGATCGATCCGCTCAACCCCGGCGTGCTCTATCTCGGCGGGGCGTTCAGTCACGTGGACGGCGCGATCCGCACCAATCTCGCCGCATTCGATCTCACCACCGGCTACCTCACCAGCTGGACTCCCAGCACCAACGGAACGGTTCGCACTCTGACCGCCTACAACGGAGTGATCTACATCGGCGGACACTTTAGCCAGGCGAACAGCGCGGCCCGCGGCAACCTGGCCGCGGTGGACGCGTCCGGCGCACTCACCGCCTGGGACCCCGAGGCCAGTTCCGATGTCTGGACGATGGCCCTTTCGGTCTTGCCGATCACTCACGCGATCACGGTCTGGCTCGGCGGCCAGTTCATCAGCCTTCAGGGCCAGCCGCGCTACTCGATCGGCGCCGTGGACGGCGCGGGCACCCCGCTCGACTGGAGCCCGAACGCCGGTCACATCGTGAAGACCATGGCCCTGGGCTATTCCCGCAACCGGGTGGTGGCGGTCTACATCGGCGGCACCTTCGACCAGATCGCCGGGCACTCGGTGCCGTATCTGGCGGAGCTCGACGCCTCCGGAGCGGTCGTGACGGGATTCGCTCCGTCGCCCGATCAGGAGGTGGACGCCATCTGGCTCGACGGCTCGACGCTCTACGCGGGCGGCGAGTTCACGAACATGGGGGGCGTCTCGCGGCAGTTTGCCGCGTCGGTCGACGCGAGCACCGGCGCGGTGACGAGCTGGAACCCAAGCCCCAACGGGTTCGTGACCTGCCTCGATGCCTCGGGTGGCAACGTCGATCTCGGCGGCTCGTTCGGGAGCCTCGGCGGCGTCACGCGCAATCATCTCGCCGCGCTCGACGCCTCGACCGGCCTGCCGACGTCGTGGGATCCGGATGTGGACGGAGTCGTCAACGCGCTTGCGGTCAGCAACGGCATGCTGTTCGCGGCGGGCGCTTTCAGCAGCGTCGGCGGGCAAACGCGCGGCAACGGCGCGGCCTTCGACGCGAACGGCGCGCTCACTCCGTGGGATCCCCGTGCGAATGGCGGCATCAACGCGCTGCTCCCGCTCGGCGGCTCGATCTACGCGGGTGGAGCCTTTTTCAGCGTGGCGGGACAGCCTCGCGGCCGGCTCGCTCAGCTCGACGCGATCACCGGAGACCCCTGGCCCGCGATCCCCAGCTCGGATGGACCGGTCTACGCGCTCGCGATCCACGATTCGATTGTCTACGTGGGCGGAATGTTTCAGACCTTTGGAGGAATGGCGCGGCACGGGGCCGCCGCGTTCGCCGTCTACTACAACAACGTGATGGCCTGGCAACCCAGTGTCACCGGCGGACCGCAGGGACCGCCCGCGGTGTATTGCATCGCACCGCTCACCTCGACCCTGCTGATCGGTGGGAGCTTCGACGCGGTGTTTGGATCGACCCGCCATGGGATCGCCGAGGTGGACTACACCCTCGGATCCCCGACTCCGTGGACTGCCTCCCCGTATCTTCCGGTGCGAGCATTCCTGCCGCTCGGGAACACGCTCTTCATCGGCGGTGACTTCTCCACTTTCAGTCCCGGATTCGGCGGACCGCTTGTCGCCGTGGATACTCCCACCATGGCCAATCTTCCATGGGGCTCCCCAATCGAGGGACAGGTCCGCTGCCTCGCCGCCGGCGCGGGGCGGCTCTACGCCGGTGGGATCTGGTTCGGGGCCGGCGGCTGGCCGCATGAGTGCCTGGCGGGGCTGTCGGGAGGCTTCGCGGGGGTGGGAGAGGAGCCGATCGAGCGACGCCCAGGCGCGCTTCGACTCTCCGCGAATCCGTCGCGGGGTCTGGTCTCGTTCCGATTCGCGATACCCGAACGCGGGCCGGCGAAGGCCGGCATCTACGACCTCGCGGGTAGGCGGGTGCGCGAGGTGTACGACGGCGAGCTCCCGGGCGGTGAGCAATCGCTCTCATGGGATGGCCGCGACGATGCCGGCCGACCGGCCCGATCCGGCGTCTACTTCGTGCGGGTGAACGGCGCGGGGGTTCAACTCGAAGCCAGGCTGGTGCATCTGCGCTGA
- a CDS encoding DUF481 domain-containing protein: MNRACLCAFALAALLPPATAVGAKTDAAILQNGDHITGEVKGLARGKLDYSTDDAGRLSIEWEKLARLTSPHSFHLELDSGERYLGSLGVPDRDGRVVVQGARTDTLALPRIVEITPLNAAFLQRLIAYFDLGFTLAKANQATTFSLSGAADYRGESVGSQTKFDSYAQGQESVPTTTRNSVRQSVSWYLPHRWSVVGLAQLEQNDELDLDHRVTAGGGISRMVAQSNRMDFSLGAGLVGTQEQFTTDTGRSSDASFEGLLAMNWDMFRFDSPKLDFNTGAAVYPSISDAGRVRGQLDFRLTYEVFKDFNTGVRFSDTFDSRPPDAGASKNDYITTLTIGWSYRR; encoded by the coding sequence ATGAATCGGGCGTGCCTCTGCGCATTCGCTCTCGCGGCGCTGCTTCCGCCCGCCACCGCCGTGGGCGCCAAGACCGACGCCGCGATTCTCCAGAACGGCGACCACATCACCGGCGAAGTGAAGGGCCTCGCGCGCGGGAAGCTCGACTACAGCACCGATGACGCCGGCCGCCTTTCCATCGAATGGGAGAAGCTGGCGCGCCTGACCAGCCCGCACTCGTTCCATCTCGAACTGGATTCGGGCGAGCGCTACCTGGGGAGTCTCGGGGTGCCCGATCGCGATGGGCGCGTGGTCGTGCAAGGTGCGCGCACCGACACGCTGGCGCTCCCTCGGATCGTCGAAATCACGCCGCTCAATGCCGCATTCCTCCAGCGGCTGATCGCCTACTTCGATCTCGGCTTCACGCTCGCCAAGGCCAACCAGGCGACTACCTTCAGTCTGAGCGGCGCCGCCGATTACCGCGGGGAATCCGTCGGCAGCCAGACCAAGTTCGACTCCTACGCGCAGGGACAGGAGTCGGTGCCGACCACCACACGCAACTCGGTCCGGCAATCGGTGAGCTGGTATCTGCCGCATCGCTGGTCGGTGGTGGGGCTCGCACAGCTCGAGCAGAACGACGAGCTGGATCTCGACCATCGCGTCACCGCCGGTGGCGGCATCAGTCGCATGGTCGCGCAGAGCAATCGCATGGATTTCTCGCTGGGAGCGGGGCTGGTCGGCACCCAGGAGCAGTTCACCACCGACACGGGGCGCTCCTCCGATGCCTCTTTCGAAGGGCTGCTGGCCATGAACTGGGACATGTTCCGATTCGACAGTCCGAAGCTGGACTTCAATACCGGCGCGGCGGTGTATCCGAGCATCTCGGATGCAGGCCGCGTGCGCGGGCAGCTGGACTTTCGCCTGACTTATGAGGTGTTCAAGGACTTCAACACCGGAGTCCGTTTCAGCGACACGTTCGACAGCCGGCCGCCCGACGCCGGGGCATCGAAGAACGACTACATCACCACGCTCACGATCGGCTGGTCGTATCGGCGCTGA
- a CDS encoding T9SS type A sorting domain-containing protein, with protein sequence MAPTPRSPLRLVLPAITLALLAVPAGLSADPDRRAEPGPVAGTNVLASPLPVSGRAVVSLGDLAKAQARISILSRPPVRPLVHPELNEEEQEEETGPIAPAPKFSSVPRILLSSPPPTTSFQGLDDIPMVDSSYIIIPPDVNGAVGLSTIFQNLNNNVRVLNKADGSPILTVGVNTFWAPAGGAPNDYTDPRTVYDPYNNRWITIMQGDLSNATGNSLVIGLSDTSDPTGVWHLWRTILYESTSIALADFPTLGFNKNWITVSINMYRNTGNANGVSILMIHYPSLRSGTWDAFRVDRTGTSNFCYAPVQTYSATSDTEYVMQHLSASSATYRVDRITGTGPGAPTYTVGTTQTRTGGGWASGSGQSLPQSAPNAGSSACGSTPCRIELIDSQLRTAPVFRNGSIWYVQTIGLPAVGMTHSAAQWTQITTPSGAYVDGGRVEDPTATVSNGGKWYAYPQIAVNAQENFLVGFSQCSSAQHPSAGYAMHFASDGAGTIRDPVISRAGEDYYHKDFGTGRNRWGDFTSSQVDPADDATLWTVAEYAKNRPNTDDGTTGSNGSRWSTWWASVGTSSFTITASAGANGSIVPSGAVSVSQGADQSFTISPSPNFHVADVLVDGSSVGAVTGYTFNNVNADHTIAASFAPDSFTVTLSVVGPGSAARNPDQLHYAYNSNVQLTATPLSGCAFLGWSGDSLSALNPLTVPVLENLTLTATFADTTPPVAQVLAPLPSDDVTVGGNATLKWSATDNLAVTRIDLLLSRAGSGGPFDSVATGLANSGSFDWTVTGPPSLDAVLEVIARDSTGLVGTAISDSAFAIASGNTAVGQQVVREFALDRVSPQPVRGAAHIRFELPREASIRLTVLDVQGRVIEVLADGSAGAGVHEVAWAGTRLPSGLYFLRLKAPGHTFVQRVVRLQ encoded by the coding sequence ATGGCACCGACCCCCCGCAGCCCGCTTCGCCTCGTTCTTCCGGCGATCACCCTGGCTCTGCTCGCTGTGCCCGCCGGACTGTCGGCGGATCCCGATCGCCGCGCCGAGCCCGGGCCCGTGGCGGGAACCAACGTCCTCGCGTCGCCGCTTCCCGTCTCGGGGCGCGCGGTGGTGAGCCTCGGCGATCTCGCCAAGGCTCAGGCGCGGATATCGATCCTGTCACGCCCGCCGGTTCGGCCACTGGTTCACCCCGAGCTGAACGAGGAAGAGCAAGAAGAGGAGACTGGCCCGATCGCGCCGGCACCGAAGTTCTCGTCGGTCCCGCGCATCCTGCTGTCATCGCCGCCGCCCACCACCAGCTTCCAGGGCCTCGACGACATCCCGATGGTGGACTCGAGCTACATCATCATTCCGCCCGACGTGAACGGCGCGGTCGGGCTCAGCACCATCTTTCAGAACCTCAACAACAACGTGCGCGTGCTCAACAAGGCGGACGGCTCACCCATCCTCACCGTCGGCGTCAACACCTTCTGGGCGCCGGCCGGTGGGGCGCCCAACGATTACACCGATCCGCGCACGGTCTACGATCCTTACAACAATCGCTGGATCACCATCATGCAGGGCGATCTCAGCAACGCCACCGGCAACTCGCTGGTCATCGGGCTCTCCGACACCAGCGACCCCACGGGCGTCTGGCACCTGTGGCGCACGATCCTCTACGAGAGCACCTCGATCGCACTCGCCGACTTTCCGACGCTCGGATTCAACAAGAACTGGATCACGGTTTCGATCAACATGTATCGAAACACCGGGAACGCCAACGGCGTGAGCATCCTGATGATCCACTACCCGTCGCTCCGCTCCGGAACCTGGGATGCTTTCCGCGTCGATCGCACCGGAACCAGCAACTTCTGCTACGCGCCGGTGCAGACCTATTCGGCGACCAGCGACACCGAATACGTGATGCAGCATCTCTCCGCGAGCAGCGCCACCTACCGGGTCGATCGCATCACCGGCACCGGCCCCGGAGCGCCCACCTACACGGTGGGCACCACTCAAACGCGCACCGGCGGCGGCTGGGCCTCGGGGTCGGGGCAGTCGTTGCCACAGAGCGCTCCCAACGCCGGCTCGAGCGCCTGTGGCAGCACGCCGTGCCGGATCGAGCTGATCGACTCCCAGCTCCGCACCGCGCCGGTGTTCCGCAACGGCTCGATCTGGTACGTGCAGACCATCGGCCTCCCGGCGGTCGGGATGACGCACAGCGCCGCCCAGTGGACGCAGATTACGACCCCCTCGGGGGCGTACGTGGACGGCGGCCGGGTCGAGGATCCGACCGCCACCGTGAGCAACGGCGGCAAGTGGTACGCCTATCCACAGATCGCGGTGAACGCGCAGGAAAACTTCCTGGTCGGCTTCAGCCAGTGTTCGTCGGCGCAGCATCCGTCGGCGGGTTATGCGATGCACTTCGCGAGCGACGGTGCCGGCACGATCCGCGACCCGGTGATCTCCAGGGCGGGTGAAGACTACTACCACAAGGATTTCGGCACCGGCCGCAATCGCTGGGGAGATTTCACTTCCTCGCAGGTGGACCCCGCCGATGACGCCACGCTGTGGACCGTCGCCGAATACGCCAAGAATCGCCCGAACACCGACGACGGGACGACCGGTAGCAACGGCAGCCGTTGGAGCACGTGGTGGGCGAGCGTCGGGACCAGCTCGTTCACGATCACCGCCAGTGCCGGCGCCAACGGCTCGATCGTGCCCTCGGGCGCCGTTTCGGTGTCGCAGGGCGCCGACCAGAGCTTCACCATCTCGCCGTCGCCCAACTTCCACGTCGCCGACGTGCTGGTGGATGGCTCGAGCGTCGGCGCGGTGACCGGCTACACGTTCAACAACGTGAATGCCGACCACACGATCGCGGCGAGCTTCGCGCCCGACAGCTTCACGGTGACACTGAGTGTGGTGGGGCCGGGCTCGGCGGCGCGCAACCCTGATCAACTGCACTACGCCTACAACTCGAACGTCCAGCTCACGGCGACGCCGCTGTCCGGCTGCGCGTTCCTCGGCTGGAGCGGGGATTCGCTTTCGGCGTTGAATCCGCTGACCGTGCCGGTGCTCGAGAACCTGACGCTGACCGCGACCTTTGCCGACACCACGCCCCCGGTGGCGCAGGTGCTGGCGCCACTTCCGAGCGACGACGTGACGGTCGGCGGCAACGCCACGCTCAAGTGGTCGGCCACCGACAATCTCGCCGTGACGCGTATCGACCTCCTGCTCTCGCGCGCCGGCAGCGGCGGACCTTTCGATTCGGTCGCGACCGGACTCGCCAACTCGGGAAGCTTCGATTGGACGGTCACCGGCCCGCCGAGCCTCGACGCGGTACTCGAGGTGATCGCGCGTGACTCGACCGGACTTGTCGGCACCGCGATCAGCGATTCGGCGTTCGCCATTGCTTCGGGCAACACCGCGGTGGGCCAGCAGGTGGTGCGCGAGTTCGCGCTCGACCGGGTCTCGCCTCAGCCGGTCCGTGGCGCGGCGCACATCCGCTTCGAGCTGCCGCGCGAGGCCAGCATTCGTCTCACGGTGCTCGACGTGCAGGGCCGCGTCATCGAGGTGCTGGCGGACGGCTCCGCCGGCGCCGGCGTCCACGAGGTCGCCTGGGCGGGAACCCGACTGCCCTCGGGGCTCTATTTTCTCCGCCTGAAGGCCCCCGGCCACACCTTCGTTCAGCGCGTGGTGCGACTGCAGTAG
- a CDS encoding serine hydrolase — translation MFAVPISLVSMLATAAPAPASRAMSDAQVTAALQAHVDSLAGADAFSGAILFARGDQVLLRKAYGFASQAEKRPNRPDTKFNIGSINKQFTHVAIAQLAAAGKLGLGDTISRYLPDYPIDKGGKITIQELLDHRAGTGRMFGDRMVEARDRLRTIRDYMDVVRDEPLLFEPGTRQEYSNTGYVLLGAIIERVSGQSYYDFVREHVYRPAGMKSTDSYARDESVPNLAIGYTRPPDAASDAPRQSNQDFLPMRGSSAGGGYSTVDDLERFADALRAGRLGLPPVQGMGFAGGTMGVNAMVEIAGPYTVIALANYDPPAAEQVTMWTRDLLVHAGAIPPIKGGQEVGGPPLHQTFIRGGPGGPGEMQRPHGPQRTALPATPVVVPMAQAGHLPLVQVTLNGRGPFRFAIDTGAAGSLRVDSTLMARLGLEPIGEVQAGDPSGRNRRSMPLVQVDSLSIGGARFGGLVAAVRSYNEPMAGRDSIDGIIGFGLFEHCLFTLDYPAHLLRIERGTLPEANGRDILEFDASRGIPNVALDVDGHTLPADVDAGSMGGFMLPDSLMSQLHLASEPRVVGRARTVSNTFEIRAADLSGTIALGGLRFEHPTVTFQPVMGGANVGSRVLSELRITFDQQSRRVKLERAAAGAANPR, via the coding sequence ATGTTCGCCGTTCCGATCTCGCTGGTTTCGATGCTCGCAACCGCTGCGCCCGCGCCTGCTTCGCGCGCGATGTCCGACGCACAGGTGACCGCCGCGCTCCAGGCCCACGTGGACTCGCTCGCGGGCGCCGACGCGTTCTCGGGGGCGATCCTGTTCGCGCGCGGTGACCAGGTCTTGTTGCGCAAGGCCTACGGTTTCGCCTCCCAGGCCGAGAAGCGGCCCAATCGCCCGGACACGAAGTTCAACATCGGCTCGATCAACAAACAGTTCACGCACGTCGCGATTGCGCAGCTGGCGGCCGCCGGCAAGCTCGGGCTCGGCGACACCATCTCGCGCTACCTGCCCGACTACCCGATCGACAAAGGCGGCAAGATCACCATTCAGGAGCTGCTCGACCATCGGGCCGGCACCGGGCGCATGTTCGGCGACCGCATGGTCGAAGCGCGCGATCGGTTGCGGACCATTCGCGACTACATGGACGTGGTTCGCGACGAGCCGCTGCTGTTCGAGCCCGGGACCCGGCAGGAGTATTCGAACACCGGCTACGTGCTGCTCGGTGCGATCATCGAGAGGGTCTCGGGCCAGAGCTATTACGATTTCGTGCGCGAGCACGTCTATCGGCCCGCCGGGATGAAGTCGACCGACTCCTACGCGCGAGACGAGAGCGTCCCGAATCTCGCGATTGGCTACACCCGCCCGCCCGACGCCGCCTCGGACGCGCCGCGCCAGTCGAACCAGGACTTTCTGCCGATGCGTGGCAGCTCGGCGGGCGGCGGCTATTCGACCGTGGACGATCTGGAGCGATTCGCCGACGCGTTGCGCGCGGGCAGACTGGGGCTTCCGCCGGTGCAGGGCATGGGATTCGCGGGCGGCACGATGGGCGTGAACGCCATGGTCGAGATCGCCGGCCCCTACACCGTCATCGCGCTCGCGAACTACGATCCGCCCGCGGCCGAGCAGGTCACGATGTGGACGCGCGACCTGCTGGTGCACGCCGGCGCGATCCCGCCGATCAAGGGCGGGCAGGAGGTCGGCGGACCACCGCTGCACCAGACCTTCATCCGCGGGGGCCCCGGCGGCCCGGGTGAAATGCAACGACCCCATGGCCCGCAGCGCACCGCGCTGCCGGCAACGCCAGTGGTGGTGCCGATGGCGCAAGCCGGTCACCTGCCGCTGGTGCAGGTGACGCTCAACGGCAGGGGCCCGTTCCGCTTCGCGATCGACACCGGCGCCGCCGGTTCGCTGCGCGTGGATTCCACGCTCATGGCGCGGCTGGGCCTCGAGCCGATCGGCGAGGTGCAGGCCGGCGATCCCAGCGGCCGCAATCGTCGCAGCATGCCGCTCGTGCAGGTGGACTCGCTCTCGATCGGCGGAGCGCGGTTCGGCGGACTGGTGGCGGCGGTTCGCTCGTACAACGAGCCGATGGCCGGACGCGACTCCATCGACGGCATCATCGGGTTCGGGCTGTTCGAGCACTGCCTGTTCACGCTCGACTACCCGGCCCACCTGCTCCGAATCGAGCGCGGCACGCTTCCCGAAGCCAATGGCCGCGACATCCTGGAGTTCGACGCCAGTCGCGGAATTCCCAACGTCGCCCTCGACGTGGACGGCCACACCTTGCCTGCGGATGTCGACGCCGGATCGATGGGCGGCTTCATGCTGCCCGACTCGCTGATGTCTCAGCTTCATCTCGCCTCCGAGCCCCGAGTGGTGGGACGCGCCCGCACGGTTTCGAACACGTTCGAGATCAGGGCCGCCGATCTCAGCGGGACGATCGCGCTCGGCGGGCTGCGCTTCGAACATCCGACCGTCACCTTTCAACCGGTGATGGGCGGCGCCAACGTCGGCTCGCGAGTGCTCTCGGAGCTTCGGATCACGTTCGATCAGCAGTCGCGGCGCGTGAAGCTGGAACGGGCGGCGGCCGGAGCGGCGAATCCGAGGTGA
- a CDS encoding DUF2277 domain-containing protein has translation MCRNIRTLHNFDPPATDDEVRAAALQYVRKISGSTRPSRANEDAFQRAVDEVTRASRELLDALVTHAPPRDREVEAQRARERAKLRFGTS, from the coding sequence ATGTGCCGCAACATTCGGACACTGCACAATTTCGATCCGCCCGCGACCGATGACGAGGTGCGCGCGGCAGCGCTCCAGTACGTGCGGAAGATCAGCGGCAGCACCAGACCCTCCCGCGCCAACGAAGACGCATTTCAGCGGGCCGTAGACGAGGTCACGCGCGCCTCGCGCGAGCTGCTCGATGCGCTGGTGACCCACGCGCCGCCGCGCGATCGCGAGGTCGAGGCGCAACGGGCCCGCGAGCGCGCGAAGCTGAGATTCGGCACGAGCTGA